Proteins encoded in a region of the Magallana gigas chromosome 8, xbMagGiga1.1, whole genome shotgun sequence genome:
- the LOC105337432 gene encoding uncharacterized protein gives MDISDQSEIPRVFSNHSNCTNTITRRSLRGYLQPRTDRSTTAAMMMETKSPDTVRSFTITYTPRACKTGGILAQLCIRCGGYSASNHDYCIQCVESLKKTCCHFRSYSIKQKPEKRLENKKVEKKESRTKFCAGCKMSDVGTSGGLCLICVAKRREKERQKNLHRNDLKDLHFGSGDLIRPFSEPLKDDSWKKDWRCIVCLQRVRPEKKPTCYGCEIKQMLLARKQSVDDIAKDLERYKLEAKGVKDEFLSSEPTEDDTKWEISFEARKKSLEVIKKSISQMSPSKRQDVTKQREAVQYVDDLITKCQTHFNGKRRKTTED, from the exons ATGGAT ATAAGCGATCAATCGGAGATCCCCCGGGTCTTTAGTAACCATTCAAACTGCACAAACACCATAACTAGGCGATCACTCCGTGGCTACCTCCAGCCGCGGACAGACCGTTCTACGACCGCCGCCATGATGATGGAGACAAAAAGTCCGGATACTGTCCGGAGTTTCACCATCACTTACACCCCCCGCGCCTGCAAAACCGGCGGCATTTTGG CTCAGCTTTGCATCAGATGTGGGGGATACAGCGCATCAAACCACGACTACTGTATTCAGTGCGTCGAGAGCCTCAAAAAGACATGCTGTCATTTC AGAAGTTATTCAATAAAACAGAAGCCGGAGAAGagattggaaaataaaaaagtggAGAAGAAAGAGAGCAGAA CCAAGTTCTGTGCCGGGTGTAAGATGTCTGATGTAGGAACCAGTGGGGGTCTGTGTCTGATCTGTGTGGCCAAGAGACGGGAGAAGGAGCGCCAAAAGAACCTGCATAGGAATGACTTGAAGGACCTCCAT ttTGGTAGCGGGGATCTAATCAGACCTTTCTCAGAGCCTTTGAAAGATGATTCTTGGAAAAAAG ACTGGCGATGCATTGTATGTCTTCAACGTGTACGACCAGAGAAAAAGCCAACATGTTATGGCTGTGAAATCAAGCAGATGTTGTTGGCAAGGAAACAG AGTGTAGATGATATAGCAAAAGATTTGGAAAGGTATAAGCTGGAGGCCAAGGGTGTCAAAGATGAATTCCTCTCCTCTGAACCAACCGAGGATGACACTAAATGG GAAATATCATTTGAGGCTAGGAAAAAGTCTCTGGAGGTAATTAAAAAGTCTATTAGTCAAATGAGTCCATCCAAGAGACAAGACGTGACCAAGCAGAGAGAGGCTGTGCAGTATGTGGACGACCTGATCACCAAATGTCAGACGCAC TTCAATGGCAAAAGACGAAAAACCACAGAGGACTGA